The genomic window GTGAGAGTTAGTGCCCATACCACCGCCCTTATAATGGGTTTAATAGGACTTCTGATAGCCCTATTTCCTCAGTATTTTTCCCTCATATTTACAAGAGACAAAGAGGTTATAAGCTATGCGGTTTACTATCTTGTTATAGTAGCCCTCTCTCAACCCCAGATGGCTTACGCCAGCATATTCTCAGGCTCTCTAAAAGGTATGGGTAAAACCCACATACCCCTTGTGGTAAACTTATCTTCTTTTTGGCTCTTTAGAATAATCCCCTCTATGATATTTCTGAAATTGCTACCAAGCCCAATAGTCCCTTGGGTGTTCATGAGTATTGAAACTACCCTCAGGGCTCTAATCTTTTACTGGGCATACAAGAGGGAGATAAGGAAAAACTTATGAGTTTTTGCTTTTCTTTTGATGATACATAAGGTAGTCCGCCTCTTTTATCATCTCTTCCAGGCTGGAAAACCTGTCCTCTGACTCAACCACTCCGTAGCTAAAGGATAAACTAACCTTTTCACCCTCAACAACTACTTCTAAGTCCTCTACAGCCTTTTTAAGCCTTTCCGCTACAGCTATTGCCTGCTCCCTTCTCGTCCCTGGCATAAGCACAGCAAACTCATCACCTCCCCACCTCGCTAGTATATCCTTAGCCCTAAGGTTTTGCCTCAGTAAGAGGGCTATGCGTCTAAGCACCAAATCCCCAGCGGAATGTCCATAGAGGTCGTTTACCCTTTTGAATCCATCAAGGTCAATAAGGACAAGGGAAAATATGGCTTGTCTTTTTTTATACTCCTCAAAAGATTCCCTAAGTGCCCTTTCAAAGGACCGCCTGTTGAAGGTGTTTGTAAGATAGTCTATATTCGCCTCTGTTTCCGCTTGTTCCAGTCTTTCCTTAAGTTCCTCTATCATATGTTGTTGTTCCTCTATCCTCTTAAGGAACCTTTCATTCTGAGCTTTTATGTCCCTTATGTGCATAAGGAGTTCCAGTATCAGTGGTGTAAGCTCGCTTTCAATGGCTTTCTTTTCAATGTGGGACAGCTCCTCTTCCTTCTTATCCGCATAGTCCTTGTGTTCCTTTATAAGCCTATGGAATTCCTCCATTAGCTTGCCCAGCACCTCAAGGGTCAATTCCACATCAAACTTCACATCGCTTATCTTTTCATCTTTGTATATGGTCTGATATACCTCCACAATCTCCGCATCTGGAGGGAGTTTACCCTTTTCAAGCAGATGACAAAAGACCAAAAACCACCTTTCGTAGTTTCTTGGTGTGGGCAATATGTTATTTCTCACAAGAAACTTCAACTCCTCCCTTATTATCTCCCCGAGCAATTTGACTTCATTATCATTGAGAGGTAGTCCCCTCGTTATCTTTGAATAAAGTTCACACTTGTTCATTTCTTCCCTTTGTAAATATATTTTATACACATGGGTATATTTATTGAAGACCTTTTGAACTTTGGCAATTTGATAGATGCGGAGCTTGAAATAAGGCTTACCGGAGAGGAGCTTGGCAAGGCTTACCCCGACCTTAACTTTGACATAAGGGATGGCATACTCAGGATACTCACAAGGAAAAAGGTGCTTTTTATGAGCAAGAGCCAAGAGATAAGGCTTTCGGATGCGGACTGCACCGTGAGGAAGGACAGAGAAACCTCAAGACAGTGGGCTTTCTTTAAGATGCTTTCAAGGGATGGACTTGAGCAAGTGCAGAAGTTGGAGGGCTTTAGCAGGGAAGGTGAATACCTGGGTATAGATGTGATGAAGGCTGTGGTGCTTACCGACACCTATGAGAAAATACCAAGGCAATTTAGAGACAAGCTCCTTATAAGCAGGTGCAAGATAGGCAGGGATTACCTTTCTGTCTTTTTCAGGTTTGAAAAGTAGTGTATAATCTCTTAAAAGTTCTGGAGGATAAGGATGGCAAAGGTTTATTACGACCAAGATGCAAGCCTTGAGCCATTGATTGGAAAAACTGTTGCCATACTTGGTTATGGAAGCCAAGGGCATGCCCATGCACTCAACCTCAGAGACAGCGGTATAAGGGTGGTTATAGGTCTCTATGAGGGCAGTAGGTCTAAAGCAAAGGCTATAGCGGATGGCTTTCCTGTTTTGCCACCAGAGAGAGCAACCCAAGAGGCGGACATAATAATGTTCCTAACCCCAGATACAGTTCAGCCTCAGCTATACAAAGAGAGCGTTGAGCCCTTTCTTGACAGCTCAAAGAGCCTTGCCTTTGCTCATGGGTTCAACATACATTTCAGACAGATAGTCCCACCAAGGGATGTGGACGTGTTTATGGTGGCACCAAAGGGTCCAGGACATCTTGTAAGGTGGATGTATGAAGAAGGCAAGGGAGTTCCAGCTCTCATTGCGGTCTATCAAGATGCCTCTGGCACCTGCAAGGAAAAAGCCCTTGCATACGCAAAGGCTCTTGGTGCTACAAGAGCTGGTGTTATAGAGACTACTTTTAAGGAAGAAACGGAAACAGACCTCTTCGGAGAACAGTCAGTTTTGTGTGGTGGAGTTACTGCACTTATAAAGGCAGGCTTTGAAACCCTTGTAGAGGCTGGATATCAGCCAGAGGTAGCTTACTTTGAATGCCTCCATGAATTAAAGCTCATCGTAGACCTCATATACCAATATGGAATAGCAGGTATGAGATACTCTATCTCTGACACCGCCAAGTATGGAGATGTGACAAGAGGAGACAGGATATACAATGTGGTCAAGCCTCTCATGAAGGGTATATTGGAGGAGATACAGAAGGGAGAGTTTGCCAGAGAGTGGATTTTGGAAAACCAAGCAGGAAGACCAGTCTTTAATGCCTTGCTTGAAAGGGACAGGCATCATCTTATAGAAAAGGTAGGTGAAGAATTAAGACGCATGATGCCTTGGATTACAGGAAAGGAGCTTAAATGAACCTCACAAAGAAAAGGGAAAGCCTTAGGAAGGTCTATCAACCAGTGGGTGTTGCCCTCTATAAGCTTCACCTTCCTCCAAACTTTATAACCCTTCTGTCTGTTGCCCTCGGAATGGCTTCCGCCTATGCCTTCTATTACGGGAAGTTTCTCACCGCTGCGAGCCTTCTTTTGCTTTCTGGTCTCTTTGACCTTGCGGATGGTATGGTGGCAAGGCTTTCAGATAGAGCGTCAAAGTTTGGAGCGGTTTTTGACTGGCTTGCGGACAAGTGGGTGGATGGCTTTGTATTGGGAACTGTGGGATACTTTTACGCAGGACCCCTTACCGCAATAACCGTGGTGACCGCATCCATGCTCCACTCCTTTATAAAGCCCGTGGTATACGCAGAAATAGGCTACGAAGAAAAGGTCAAGGGCAAGATAAGAGATCCCCTTGAAGGTGTGGGCTTTTTTGGAAGACCAGAAACTCACATTACGCTCATTATCTTTACGATCCTGGAAAGGTTTCATGCACCCCTCGGTCTTGAGTTTGGAATAAAGCTCATAGCGGTGCTCACTATGGCTTCCTTGCTCTTAAGAATCCTATACCTGTATAAGCACTATGGGAGGGAATACGAATGAGACCTTACGTGATAATCGTCTCTGAGGTGAGTGTGGACGGAAAGCTAACCCTATACAGGGGCGCCTCCAGTAAGGAGTTAATGACGCTAATGGACCAAGAAGCCTATAGGTATCTACACGAAATAAGGGCAAAGGTGGACGGCATAATGGTAGGGTGTGAAACAGTTAGGACCGACAACCCCAGCTTGACCGTTAGGTATGTGGAAGGACAAAACCCTACAAGAATAATACCCTGCTCCACAGCCAACGTACCGCTGGATGCCAACATTTTCTCAAAGGATGCACCAACCATAATAGTTACCACCAAAAGAGCCCCAGAGGAGAAGCTACAGAAAATAAGGTCAAAGGGTGCGGAGGTGCTTGTTGTGGGGGAAGACCTTGTGGACTTTGAAAGGCTTATGCCTATTCTCTATGAGAGAGGGATAAGGAGCCTTATGGTGGAAGGCGGTGCTTCTATTAACTGGGAGTTTATCAGAAGAGGCTTTGTAGATGAGATAAGGCTCATACACCTGCCAGTGATAGTGGGTGGAGAAAATGTTCCTACTCTCGTGGGTGGTGAGGGCTTTAAGAGCTTAAAGAACCTACTCCATCTTAGGCTCAGGTCTCACTTCAGAAGAGGTAGTCACCTCATAACTGAATGGGAAGTGGTCAAATAGCTACTTCTCTTCAATTATAAGGAGCACCTCGGGGCTGAGACTACCGTTTATAAAAACACCTTCTCTCACAAAAAGCCTCTTTACCACACCCCTCACAGGAGACGCTATACTGCAATATTCTATAAGTCTTTCTGTTCTCTGGAGCTGAGCCTTGAGGGCTTCGTACTGTGCAAGCTCTTTTTCATATTTGCTTTTCCAGTCTTCGTATTCGCTCCTTGAAAGAAGCCCTCTGTTAAAAAGCTCTTCATACCTTTTGAAATCCCTCTCCACTTTCTCAAGGGTCACCTTCTGAGAGTTGACCTGAGCCTGTAGGGTATCTTTCTGAGTTGTGTAAAGAATGGGGTCTATCCGCACGAGCACTTCTCCCTTTTCCACCCTCTGACCTTCCCTTACAAAAACCTTCTCTACTTTACCCTGCACTATAGCGGAGACCCTTACCTCCTGAGCCATCAAAAGGTTTATGAAAAACAGAAGCAGGGTCAAAGTCCTCATAGTGTCATACTCTCCCTAAAGACTTTTTCAAAGTCTTGTGGGTCTTCGCAAACCACAAAAACTTCTTGCACGGACGTACCCATCTTATACAGGAGCTTGTAACCTGAATTGGTTCTGTATTTTAGAAAAAGCCCCTTTGAACCTCTCCCTCCGTTTTGCCTGCTTATCCTCCCAGGTATTATGGATTTCACACAGTCCATGCGAGATAGTCTTTCTAAATACTCCTCCAAGCCCTCTAAGAGGTGATGTTCTAATTTTACTTTGGCTTTTCTGTGCTTTGCCATAGTTTAAAATTATATGGTGGTTTTTGCAAACAGGGAAGAAGCAGGTAAGTTGCTTGGAGAGCATCTCAAGACTCAGGGTCTTGAGGTTGACTTAGTTCTTGGTATTCCAAGAGGTGGTGTTGTAGTGGCAAAAGAGGTTTCAAAGGTTCTCCATGTGTCCATGAGCCTTCTAATAGTGAGAAAGCTCGGGGTTCCTTCAAATCCCGAGCTAGCCTTTGGAGCCATAGACCCAGAAGGTCGCATATACACGGACAGATGGACCATAGAATATTTTAGGCTTTCCCAGGAGGAAATAAAGAGAGTGGCGGAGGAGGAGCTAAAAAAGATAAGGGAAAGGGAAGAAAAGTTTTTAAAGGGTAAGGAACTGGATGTAAGGGATAAATCGGTTCTTGTAGTGGATGATGGGATTGCTACAGGGCAGACGGTTATAGCTGGAGTGGAATATCTAAAAAGAAAAGGTACAAAAAGGGTCTTAGTGGCTGTGCCTGTATGTCCGTTGGAAAGCATGAGGAAGCTAAAAGAACATGCGGATGAGGTCTATTGTCTCCATACCTCCGAGAGCGGTAGCTTTGCGGTTGGCATGTTCTATAGAGACTTCAGGCAGGTGGAAGACTCAGAAGTAGAGGAGCTTTTGAAAGATGGAGTTCTTTGAGGTTCTAAGAAAACGACATTCCATAAGAAGCTACCAGAAAAGACCTGTTGAAGAAGAAAAGATAAGGGCTATAATGGATGCGGTAAGGAGTGCACCCTCTGCGGGGAATCTTCAGGCTTATGAGGTGTTGGTGGTTCTTGATGAAGTTAAAAAGACAGAGGTTGCCCGCTGGGCTCTGAGCCAATGGTTTATAGCGGAAGCTCCTGCGGTCTTTGTCTTCTTTGCCAATCCTTCAAGAAGTGCGGTAAAGTATGGCAAAAGGGGTACGGAGCTCTACTGCATACAAGATGCTACCATAGCCTGTGCCTACGCTCAGCTTTCTGCGGTAGCACTTGGATTAGGCACCTGTTGGGTGGGTGCTTTTGAAGAAGCGGGACTAAAAGCCTCCCTTTCCACACCCAGGGAGTGGAAGCCCATAGCTATCCTTACAGTTGGATACCCAGCGGAAGAACCAATACCGACACCAAGGAGAAGCATAGAGGACATATTCACCATAATTTAGGTTGCCAGAGAGGAGAAGGGTAAATATATTTTAGAAAGTTATGGGGTCAGAAGTTAGAAACTTTGATAAGGGC from Hydrogenobacter sp. T-8 includes these protein-coding regions:
- a CDS encoding GGDEF domain-containing protein — encoded protein: MNKCELYSKITRGLPLNDNEVKLLGEIIREELKFLVRNNILPTPRNYERWFLVFCHLLEKGKLPPDAEIVEVYQTIYKDEKISDVKFDVELTLEVLGKLMEEFHRLIKEHKDYADKKEEELSHIEKKAIESELTPLILELLMHIRDIKAQNERFLKRIEEQQHMIEELKERLEQAETEANIDYLTNTFNRRSFERALRESFEEYKKRQAIFSLVLIDLDGFKRVNDLYGHSAGDLVLRRIALLLRQNLRAKDILARWGGDEFAVLMPGTRREQAIAVAERLKKAVEDLEVVVEGEKVSLSFSYGVVESEDRFSSLEEMIKEADYLMYHQKKSKNS
- the ilvC gene encoding ketol-acid reductoisomerase — translated: MAKVYYDQDASLEPLIGKTVAILGYGSQGHAHALNLRDSGIRVVIGLYEGSRSKAKAIADGFPVLPPERATQEADIIMFLTPDTVQPQLYKESVEPFLDSSKSLAFAHGFNIHFRQIVPPRDVDVFMVAPKGPGHLVRWMYEEGKGVPALIAVYQDASGTCKEKALAYAKALGATRAGVIETTFKEETETDLFGEQSVLCGGVTALIKAGFETLVEAGYQPEVAYFECLHELKLIVDLIYQYGIAGMRYSISDTAKYGDVTRGDRIYNVVKPLMKGILEEIQKGEFAREWILENQAGRPVFNALLERDRHHLIEKVGEELRRMMPWITGKELK
- a CDS encoding CDP-alcohol phosphatidyltransferase family protein, with translation MNLTKKRESLRKVYQPVGVALYKLHLPPNFITLLSVALGMASAYAFYYGKFLTAASLLLLSGLFDLADGMVARLSDRASKFGAVFDWLADKWVDGFVLGTVGYFYAGPLTAITVVTASMLHSFIKPVVYAEIGYEEKVKGKIRDPLEGVGFFGRPETHITLIIFTILERFHAPLGLEFGIKLIAVLTMASLLLRILYLYKHYGREYE
- a CDS encoding 2,5-diamino-6-(ribosylamino)-4(3H)-pyrimidinone 5'-phosphate reductase, translating into MRPYVIIVSEVSVDGKLTLYRGASSKELMTLMDQEAYRYLHEIRAKVDGIMVGCETVRTDNPSLTVRYVEGQNPTRIIPCSTANVPLDANIFSKDAPTIIVTTKRAPEEKLQKIRSKGAEVLVVGEDLVDFERLMPILYERGIRSLMVEGGASINWEFIRRGFVDEIRLIHLPVIVGGENVPTLVGGEGFKSLKNLLHLRLRSHFRRGSHLITEWEVVK
- a CDS encoding efflux RND transporter periplasmic adaptor subunit: MRTLTLLLFFINLLMAQEVRVSAIVQGKVEKVFVREGQRVEKGEVLVRIDPILYTTQKDTLQAQVNSQKVTLEKVERDFKRYEELFNRGLLSRSEYEDWKSKYEKELAQYEALKAQLQRTERLIEYCSIASPVRGVVKRLFVREGVFINGSLSPEVLLIIEEK
- a CDS encoding DUF2103 domain-containing protein, which translates into the protein MAKHRKAKVKLEHHLLEGLEEYLERLSRMDCVKSIIPGRISRQNGGRGSKGLFLKYRTNSGYKLLYKMGTSVQEVFVVCEDPQDFEKVFRESMTL
- a CDS encoding phosphoribosyltransferase: MVVFANREEAGKLLGEHLKTQGLEVDLVLGIPRGGVVVAKEVSKVLHVSMSLLIVRKLGVPSNPELAFGAIDPEGRIYTDRWTIEYFRLSQEEIKRVAEEELKKIREREEKFLKGKELDVRDKSVLVVDDGIATGQTVIAGVEYLKRKGTKRVLVAVPVCPLESMRKLKEHADEVYCLHTSESGSFAVGMFYRDFRQVEDSEVEELLKDGVL
- a CDS encoding nitroreductase family protein — encoded protein: MEFFEVLRKRHSIRSYQKRPVEEEKIRAIMDAVRSAPSAGNLQAYEVLVVLDEVKKTEVARWALSQWFIAEAPAVFVFFANPSRSAVKYGKRGTELYCIQDATIACAYAQLSAVALGLGTCWVGAFEEAGLKASLSTPREWKPIAILTVGYPAEEPIPTPRRSIEDIFTII